A region of Sugiyamaella lignohabitans strain CBS 10342 chromosome A, complete sequence DNA encodes the following proteins:
- the SEC61 gene encoding translocon subunit SEC61 (Conserved ER protein translocation channel; essential subunit of Sec61 complex (Sec61p, Sbh1p, and Sss1p); forms channel for SRP-dependent protein import; with Sec63 complex allows SRP-independent protein import into ER; involved in posttranslational soluble protein import into the ER, ERAD of soluble substrates, and misfolded soluble protein export from the ER; GO_component: GO:0005784 - Sec61 translocon complex [Evidence IDA] [PMID 8612571]; GO_component: GO:0005784 - Sec61 translocon complex [Evidence IDA] [PMID 9252322]; GO_component: GO:0005783 - endoplasmic reticulum [Evidence IEA]; GO_component: GO:0005789 - endoplasmic reticulum membrane [Evidence IEA]; GO_component: GO:0016021 - integral component of membrane [Evidence IEA]; GO_component: GO:0016021 - integral component of membrane [Evidence ISM] [PMID 12192589]; GO_component: GO:0016020 - membrane [Evidence IEA,IEA]; GO_function: GO:0015450 - P-P-bond-hydrolysis-driven protein transmembrane transporter activity [Evidence IMP] [PMID 1550957]; GO_function: GO:0015450 - P-P-bond-hydrolysis-driven protein transmembrane transporter activity [Evidence IDA] [PMID 9252322]; GO_function: GO:0015197 - peptide transporter activity [Evidence IMP] [PMID 10758167]; GO_function: GO:0005048 - signal sequence binding [Evidence IDA] [PMID 12134063]; GO_process: GO:0030433 - ER-associated ubiquitin-dependent protein catabolic process [Evidence IPI] [PMID 19696741]; GO_process: GO:0030433 - ER-associated ubiquitin-dependent protein catabolic process [Evidence IMP] [PMID 24314051]; GO_process: GO:0006616 - SRP-dependent cotranslational protein targeting to membrane, translocation [Evidence IDA] [PMID 11076036]; GO_process: GO:0044743 - intracellular protein transmembrane import [Evidence IMP] [PMID 24314051]; GO_process: GO:0070843 - misfolded protein transport [Evidence IMP] [PMID 24314051]; GO_process: GO:0031204 - posttranslational protein targeting to membrane, translocation [Evidence IDA] [PMID 7758110]; GO_process: GO:0031204 - posttranslational protein targeting to membrane, translocation [Evidence IDA] [PMID 9252322]; GO_process: GO:0031204 - posttranslational protein targeting to membrane, translocation [Evidence IMP] [PMID 9843581]; GO_process: GO:0015031 - protein transport [Evidence IEA,IEA]; GO_process: GO:0030970 - retrograde protein transport, ER to cytosol [Evidence IMP] [PMID 10635318]; GO_process: GO:0030970 - retrograde protein transport, ER to cytosol [Evidence IMP] [PMID 9303298]; GO_process: GO:0006810 - transport [Evidence IEA]): protein MWTAVTLLIFLVMSEMPLYGIVSSDSSDPLLWLRMMLASNRGTLMELGITPIVSAGMVFQLLGGTHLIEVNMEDKADRELFQTAQKLLAIILSLGQATVYVLTGMYGVPSSLGTGVCLLLILQLVFAGLIVILLDELLQKGYGLGSGISLFIATNICEQVLWKAFSPNTVNSGRGFEFEGAVISLVHLLVTRKDKKRALIEAFYRSNLPNMFQLLTTLGVFLVVVYLQGFRVDIPVKSTKARGPYGVYPIRLFYTSNLPIMLQSTLTSNVFIISQMIFSRYPESLLSQLIGVWEPRPGSAQLYAVSGLAYYMQPPFSWTEALLDPIKTVIYVTFVLSACAVFSKTWIEISGTSPRDVAKQFKDQGLVIAGRRETSVYKELKRIIPTAAALGGATIGALSVVSDLLGTLGSGTGILLAVTTIYGYFEAAAKEGAIKF from the coding sequence ATGTGGACTGCAGTGACGctattgatattcttggTCATGAGTGAGATGCCCTTGTATGGAATTGTGTCTTCAGATAGTAGTGACCCTTTACTATGGCTACGTATGATGTTGGCCAGTAACCGTGGTACATTGATGGAGCTGGGTATTACTCCTATTGTTTCTGCCGGAATGGTTTTTCAACTGCTAGGTGGTACACATTTGATTGAAGTCAACATGGAAGACAAAGCCGACCGTGAATTATTCCAAACTGCTCAAAAGCTTTTGGCTATTATTTTGTCTCTTGGTCAAGCTACCGTCTATGTGCTGACTGGTATGTACGGTGTTCCTTCTAGTTTGGGAACTGGTGTCTGTTTGCTTTTGATTCTTCAGCTCGTCTTTGCTGGCTTGATTGTCATCTTACTTGACGAGTTGTTGCAAAAGGGATACGGTTTGGGTAGCGGTATCTCATTGTTCATTGCTACCAACATCTGTGAGCAAGTTCTTTGGAAGGCTTTCTCTCCAAACACAGTTAACAGTGGTAGAGGTTTCGAGTTCGAGGGCGCTGTTATCTCACTTGTCCATCTTCTGGTCACTAGAAAGGATAAAAAGAGAGCTCTGATCGAGGCTTTTTACCGTAGTAACTTGCCCAACATGTTCCAATTGTTGACCACTCTTGGTGTCTTTTTGGTTGTTGTCTACTTGCAAGGATTTAGAGTCGATATCCCCGTCAAGAGTACCAAGGCTAGAGGTCCCTATGGAGTCTACCCTATCCGTCTTTTCTACACCAGTAACTTGCCAATTATGCTTCAGTCAACTTTGACCAGTAATGTTTTCATTATTTCTCAAATGATTTTCTCTCGTTACCCTgaatctcttctttctcaattGATTGGTGTTTGGGAACCTCGTCCTGGTAGTGCCCAATTGTATGCTGTTTCAGGTTTGGCTTATTACATGCAACCTCCTTTCAGCTGGACCGAAGCCCTTCTTGATCCTATCAAGACGGTCATTTATGTAACTTTTGTTCTCTCTGCTTGTGCTGTCTTTTCCAAGACTTGGATTGAGATTTCCGGTACCAGTCCCCGTGACGTTGCCAAACAATTCAAAGACCAGGGATTGGTAATTGCTGGTCGTAGAGAAACCTCAGTCTACAAGGAACTTAAGCGCATCATTCCCACCGCCGCCGCCCTCGGCGGAGCGACTATCGGTGCTTTGTCCGTTGTCAGTGATCTTCTGGGAACTCTTGGcagtggtactggtattCTTCTTGCTGTAACAACTATTTATGGCTATTTTGAAGCTGCGGCTAAAGAGGGCGCTATCAAATTTTAA
- the YVH1 gene encoding tyrosine protein phosphatase YVH1 — MNKITDNIYLGSFYALSATKTLRQNNVTHILSLVETDIKSEFLEGFKHMRVQIDDIEDENIIQYFPRIIAFMDDAINAGNSILVHCMAGVSRSATAVCAYLMRTHVWTSEQALTFVKSKRSVANPNTSFLDQLKIFYLCGYEVSESKAPYRQWLLKQKATDIAMAGSIRPSDIVYTSPDSGGITKASDKSPEEESLINGIAALSTTTSVDPISLPPSPDTVASNSSTTTTSSTASSVASSTTTTSSEVLTSANKGRNVSSKRSTWRNTLPALLYVLGHRHGTPTARPQELLLVSDDHPDGVQLDLGGNPQEDLKGVTNPTLKLTGFWSCEIVIPGDQLIPGLAATTRRSTQLRCKKCAMPLALSTAFILHTPAGSSLGKGAKDSKDSKENGSSSFYKQGASQSTSHLSSFFRSSTSNGSASVNGSASERSSRFHLPHQLTRSLSQRGDRETRSANSSATSLVDNKGINFAPRNGMAINSTLPPSCMSYFIEPVVWMRPELEKGELEGKLNCPGCEAKLGSYRWQGSKCSCGVWITPAIQLQRSRVDEVQFTRNTAAL, encoded by the coding sequence ATGAATAAGATAACCGATAACATCTACCTCGGTTCTTTCTATGCTTTATCGGCAACCAAGACCCTCAGACAAAACAATGTTACTCATATCCTGTCTTTGGTAGAAACGGATATCAAGTCTGAGTTTCTTGAGGGGTTCAAGCATATGAGAGTTCAgattgatgatatcgaagatgaaaatattattcaaTACTTCCCTCGTATAATTGCTTTCATGGATGATGCAATCAATGCTGGCAACTCCATTTTAGTCCATTGTATGGCAGGTGTCTCCAGATCAGCTACTGCTGTCTGTGCTTATCTCATGAGAACTCATGTATGGACTTCGGAACAAGCTTTGACATTCGTTAAGTCCAAACGTTCCGTCGCTAACCCTAACACGTCATTTTTGGACCAATTGAAGATATTTTATCTATGCGGATATGAAGTATCTGAATCCAAGGCGCCATATCGTCAATGGCTGCTCAAACAAAAGGCTACTGATATTGCCATGGCTGGGTCAATCAGGCCCAGTGATATTGTATACACCAGTCCTGATAGTGGTGGTATTACCAAGGCCTCTGATAAGAGCCCTGAAGAGGAGTCTCTAATCAATGGAATTGCTGCTCTTTCTACTACGACAAGTGTAGATCCTATATCTTTGCCTCCCAGTCCTGACACTGTTGCTAGCAACAGTTCGACAACTacaacatcttcaaccGCATCTTCTGTGGCTTCatctactactaccactagTTCTGAGGTACTTACCTCTGCAAATAAGGGCCGCAATGTTTCCAGTAAAAGAAGTACTTGGCGTAATACCCTTCCGGCTCTGCTTTATGTGTTGGGACACCGTCATGGCACCCCAACAGCCAGACCTCAAGAATTGTTGCTGGTATCCGATGACCACCCCGATGGGGTTCAGTTAGATCTAGGTGGAAATCCACAAGAGGATTTAAAAGGCGTTACGAACCCTACTCTCAAGCTTACAGGATTCTGGTCTTGTGAAATTGTTATTCCTGGTGATCAGTTAATCCCTGGGCTTGCTGCTACCACTAGACGTAGTACACAGCTTCGCTGCAAGAAGTGCGCTATGCCGTTAGCGCTATCCACTGCATTTATTCTCCATACTCCTGCTGGTTCTTCCCTTGGAAAGGGAGCCAAGGACAGCAAGGACAGCAAAGAAAACGGTAGCTCTTCGTTTTATAAACAGGGTGCTTCACAGTCTACTTCTCACTTGAGTAGCTTTTTCAGAAGCAGTACCAGCAACGGAAGTGCGTCAGTGAATGGTAGTGCATCAGAACGCTCAAGCAGATTCCACTTACCCCATCAGTTGACAAGGTCTCTCAGCCAAAGGGGTGATCGGGAAACGCGTTCTGCGAACTCAAGTGCTACTTCTTTAGTCGACAACAAGGGCATCAACTTTGCACCTAGAAATGGCATGGCCATCAACTCTACTCTTCCTCCTTCGTGTATGTCGTACTTCATCGAGCCAGTAGTATGGATGCGCCCTGAACTCGAGAAGGGCGAGCTTGAAGGAAAACTCAATTGTCCTGGTTGTGAAGCCAAACTTGGTTCATACAGATGGCAGGGAAGCAAATGTAGTTGTGGTGTTTGGATTACCCCTGCGATTCAGTTACAACGGTCAAGAGTTGATGAAGTCCAGTTTACTAGAAATACTGCTGCTCTGTAA
- the APE2 gene encoding Ape2p (Aminopeptidase yscII; may have a role in obtaining leucine from dipeptide substrates; APE2 has a paralog, AAP1, that arose from the whole genome duplication; GO_component: GO:0030287 - cell wall-bounded periplasmic space [Evidence IDA] [PMID 383482]; GO_component: GO:0005737 - cytoplasm [Evidence IEA,IEA]; GO_component: GO:0005576 - extracellular region [Evidence IDA] [PMID 383482]; GO_component: GO:0005739 - mitochondrion [Evidence IEA,IEA]; GO_component: GO:0005739 - mitochondrion [Evidence IDA] [PMID 14576278]; GO_component: GO:0005739 - mitochondrion [Evidence IDA] [PMID 16823961]; GO_component: GO:0042597 - periplasmic space [Evidence IEA,IEA]; GO_function: GO:0004177 - aminopeptidase activity [Evidence IEA]; GO_function: GO:0016787 - hydrolase activity [Evidence IEA]; GO_function: GO:0046872 - metal ion binding [Evidence IEA]; GO_function: GO:0070006 - metalloaminopeptidase activity [Evidence IDA] [PMID 6352682]; GO_function: GO:0008237 - metallopeptidase activity [Evidence IEA,IEA]; GO_function: GO:0008233 - peptidase activity [Evidence IEA]; GO_function: GO:0008270 - zinc ion binding [Evidence IEA]; GO_process: GO:0043171 - peptide catabolic process [Evidence IMP] [PMID 3286257]; GO_process: GO:0043171 - peptide catabolic process [Evidence IDA] [PMID 6352682]; GO_process: GO:0006508 - proteolysis [Evidence IEA,IEA]), whose protein sequence is MTDREILPKDLKPVHYALSVFNIDSQKYTFSGNVVIDFKLVSESSVEAIHLNYRGLKVTKGSALVQQAAKTESTIEVTEISYDEKVEVVTLKLAEPIQPGATKIQVSVDYEAKIWDNMAGFYRSKYKTPEGEDAVMLSTQFESTDARRAFPCVDEPNQKATFDFKITVPENWTALSNMPVVSSKPIDGDGKKAVSAESTASGSTSLKVVAFETTPVMSTYLLAWATGDFEYIEAFTDRSYNGKKIPVRVYTTKGLVKQGQLALESAVKIIDLFSEVFDIDYMLPKADLLAVHEFSHGAMENWGLVTYRTTAVLFDELTSDSSYKTRVVYVVAHELAHQWFGNLVTMDWWNELWLNEGFATWVGWFAVDHLYPDWDVFTGFVFESLQGALALDALRGSHPIEVPVRSGLEIDQVFDHISYLKGASTIRMLSTQLTVETFLKGVSNYLKKHAYSNARTADLWASLSEVSGVDVAAAMENWIEKIGFPLLKVQEDENTGDVTVRQDRFLSTGDVSLNENETEWWIPLVIDSDAKADSSTILDQREITIPALASGDNFFKLNKDQTAIYRVSYSEERLEKLGKSINRLSAKDKIGLVADTAATASAGVGSTPGLLAFLDALKEEKNYFVWSEILQRLATLRSVFALHSKEVTSGLVKFTEHLITPTLNRLGWEFSKDDDFLTVRLRALIILAGGTVGIKSVVDESISRFNKYKTGDKTVIHPSVKKAIFATVLKYATGIELQEAYEVVRKELANPTSVDGRELAAFALGNVQDASLIKSSLGMILSGEVPVQDVHTIGTSLAANPASREQTWEFIKSNWTDVYKKFSSNMVVLDRFVRVVVSQFASEEDYNDISAFFSEKDNKGYDRSLSQALDVIKSKYQWVARETTAVEKWLEDNKF, encoded by the coding sequence ATGACTGATCGTGAAATCCTGCCCAAGGACCTTAAGCCAGTCCACTATGCTCTGTCCGTTTTTAACATTGATAGTCAAAAATACACCTTCTCGGGCAATGTAGTAATTGACTTCAAACTGGTTTCTGAGTCCTCTGTTGAGGCTATTCATCTCAATTACCGGGGTTTGAAGGTCACCAAGGGATCTGCTTTGGTTCAACAAGCAGCCAAGACCGAATCTACCATCGAAGTTACTGAAATCTCGTACGATGAGAAGGTCGAGGTTGTTACTCTAAAACTTGCTGAACCAATCCAGCCTGGCGCCACTAAGATCCAAGTGTCTGTCGACTATGAAGCCAAGATTTGGGATAATATGGCTGGTTTCTACCGGTCCAAGTATAAGACTCCAGAGGGCGAGGACGCTGTTATGCTCTCTACTCAATTCGAGTCTACCGATGCTAGAAGAGCCTTTCCATGTGTTGATGAACCTAATCAGAAGGCTACTTTCGACTTCAAGATTACTGTCCCTGAGAATTGGACTGCCTTGAGTAATATGCCTGTTGTGTCTAGCAAGCCaattgatggtgatggcAAGAAGGCTGTTTCTGCAGAGTCTACTGCCTCTGGAAGCACCAGTTTGAAAGTGGTCGCCTTTGAGACGACTCCTGTCATGAGTACTTACCTTCTCGCTTGGGCTACGGGTGATTTTGAGTACATTGAAGCTTTTACCGACCGTTCTTACAACGGTAAGAAGATCCCTGTTAGGGTTTATACCACCAAGGGCCTCGTCAAGCAGGGTCAACTTGCCCTTGAGAGTGCTGTTAAGATTATTGATCTTTTCTCCGAAGTTTTCGATATTGACTATATGCTTCCAAAAGCTGACCTATTAGCTGTGCATGAGTTCTCTCACGGTGCTATGGAAAACTGGGGTCTTGTAACTTATCGTACTACCGCCGTCTTGTTTGATGAGCTGACCAGTGACAGTTCATATAAGACCAGAGTCGTCTATGTGGTAGCCCACGAGCTGGCACATCAATGGTTCGGTAATCTTGTTACTATGGACTGGTGGAATGAGTTATGGCTTAATGAAGGTTTTGCTACTTGGGTCGGATGGTTTGCAGTCGATCATTTGTACCCTGATTGGGATGTTTTCACCGGATTTGTTTTCGAATCTCTTCAAGGAGCTCTTGCACTTGACGCTCTTCGTGGCTCCCATCCAATTGAGGTTCCAGTGAGATCTGGCCTTGAGATCGATCAAGTATTTGATCATATTTCCTACTTAAAGGGTGCTTCTACTATTCGTATGCTTAGTACCCAATTGACTGTCGAGACCTTTCTCAAGGGCGTCTCTAACTATCTCAAGAAGCATGCGTACTCTAATGCTAGAACTGCTGATTTGTGGGCTAGCTTGAGTGAGGTCAGTGGAGTTGatgtggctgctgctatggAAAATTGgattgaaaagattggtTTCCCGTTGTTGAAGGTTCAAGAGGACGAAAATACCGGTGATGTCACTGTTCGTCAAGACCGATTCCTCAGCACTGGAGATGTTAGTTTGAACGAAAACGAAACTGAGTGGTGGATTCCTTTGGTTATCGACAGTGATGCCAAAGCTGACAGCTCAACCATTCTTGACCAAAGAGAAATTACTATCCCAGCCCTTGCATCAGGAGATAACTTCTTCAAGCTGAACAAGGATCAAACTGCCATTTATCGCGTTAGTTATTCTGAGGAAAGACTCGAAAAGCTTGGTAAATCTATTAATAGGCTTTCCGCTAAGGATAAAATTGGTCTTGTAGCAGacactgctgctactgcgTCTGCTGGTGTCGGATCTACCCCTGGCCTGTTGGCTTTCTTGGACGCTCTTAAGGAGGAGAAAAACTACTTTGTTTGGTCCGAGATTCTTCAGAGATTGGCTACTCTTCGCTCTGTTTTTGCTCTTCACTCCAAGGAAGTTACCAGCGGGCTCGTTAAATTTACTGAGCATCTTATTACCCCAACCTTGAATAGACTTGGATGGGAATTCTCAAAGGATGACGATTTTTTAACTGTAAGATTAAGAGCTTTGATTATTTTGGCTGGTGGTACTGTTGGTATCAAGTCTGTGGTTGATGAATCAATTTCCCGTTTCAATAAGTATAAGACCGGTGATAAGACCGTCATTCACCCTAGTGTCAAGAAAGCGATTTTCGCCACTGTTCTTAAGTACGCAACTGGTATTGAATTGCAGGAGGCTTATGAGGTGGTCCGTAAGGAATTAGCTAATCCCACCTCTGTTGATGGTAGGGAGCTAGCTGCCTTTGCTCTTGGTAATGTTCAGGATGCATCGCTGATCAAATCGAGCTTGGGAATGATTCTTTCTGGAGAGGTGCCGGTCCAAGATGTGCACACTATCGGAACTAGCTTAGCAGCTAATCCTGCTAGTCGTGAGCAAACTTGGGAATTCATTAAATCCAACTGGACTGATGTTTATAAGAAGTTTTCGAGTAATATGGTTGTATTAGACCGTTTTGTCCGTGTCGTCGTCAGTCAGTTTGCATCTGAGGAGGACTACAACGACATTAGCGCTTTCTTCAGTGAAAAGGACAACAAGGGTTACGATCGTTCATTATCTCAAGCCTTGGATGTTATCAAGTCCAAGTATCAATGGGTCGCTCGCGAGACCACTGCTGTCGAAAAGTGGCTTGAAGACAACAAATTTTAG